A stretch of Acipenser ruthenus chromosome 1, fAciRut3.2 maternal haplotype, whole genome shotgun sequence DNA encodes these proteins:
- the LOC117403545 gene encoding growth arrest-specific protein 1-like translates to MANYACLSQCFSRVVWLFVGLIVVFGSISLTSPAHGRRMICWQAIMKCQGEGECNYAYGQYVEACSSIINRDRHRCPSHCISALIQLNHTKNGPALEDCDCAQDERCRATKRAIEPCLPRTSGVLGCTEARRQCDRDPRCSTAMRNYLIHCGKLFNGIRCTDECRAVIDDMRYVPKAALLNDCVCDGMERPICEAIKDNMARLCFGSDFNTGSGGSDDEDDYEDYEDPIIVDYASKENSGCLLRPLNVLTLMASILLLFPFL, encoded by the coding sequence ATGGCAAATTATGCCTGTTTGAGCCAGTGCTTCAGCCGGGTGGTCTGGCTTTTCGTGGGCTTAATCGTGGTTTTCGGTTCAATTTCATTGACTTCGCCTGCCCATGGCCGTCGGATGATATGCTGGCAAGCCATCATGAAGTGTCAGGGTGAAGGGGAATGCAACTATGCTTACGGGCAGTATGTTGAAGCCTGCTCCTCGATAATAAACAGAGATCGCCACCGGTGCCCAAGTCACTGCATCTCTGCCCTCATTCAGCTGAACCACACTAAGAATGGACCCGCTCTAGAGGACTGCGACTGCGCTCAGGATGAGCGTTGCAGAGCCACCAAGCGAGCAATCGAGCCCTGTTTGCCAAGGACTAGTGGAGTTTTGGGCTGCACCGAAGCAAGGCGCCAGTGCGACAGGGACCCCCGGTGCAGCACTGCCATGCGTAATTATTTAATACACTGTGGCAAACTTTTCAACGGGATTCGGTGCACTGATGAGTGCAGGGCTGTAATAGACGACATGCGGTATGTGCCTAAAGCAGCCCTTTTGAATGATTGTGTGTGTGATGGAATGGAGAGGCCCATCTGCGAGGCCATAAAGGATAACATGGCAAGGCTTTGCTTCGGGTCCGATTTCAACACCGGCAGCGGTGGCTCAGACGATGAGGACGACTATGAAGACTATGAGGATCCAATAATAGTGGACTACGCCAGCAAAGAAAACAGTGGATGTCTTTTGAGACCCCTAAATGTTTTGACTTTGATGGCATCCATTTTGCttctatttccttttctttaa